One Desulfonatronum thiodismutans genomic window, GGAGCTGCCGATAAATCCGTGCGTAGTGTTCCGTTGTTTCCTTGTCCACCGGTACGCAGGCAACGCGAGGCGATGTCAAAAAATCATTGAGTTCCATGCGGTTGTGTTGTTCTTGATTGCCAAAGTGAAATCCGGCCAGGAGTTCCGCCAGCACAATGACGCTGACACGGATCGCCTTGGCTCTCCCGATGACTTCAACGACTTCCGGAAGACCTCTTTTGAAGGCTGTGTAAGCGTTCGTGTCGATCAAGACGCATTTCATTTCCACATACCCTCGTCAATCTGCCCGAAAGGCTCCGTGGCCTCGCGA contains:
- a CDS encoding type II toxin-antitoxin system VapC family toxin, whose product is MKCVLIDTNAYTAFKRGLPEVVEVIGRAKAIRVSVIVLAELLAGFHFGNQEQHNRMELNDFLTSPRVACVPVDKETTEHYARIYRQLREDGKPIPTNDLWIAATAMQHGWPVLTQDRHFAFIRNLLLLRSPADMLP